A region of Salirhabdus salicampi DNA encodes the following proteins:
- a CDS encoding dihydroorotate dehydrogenase electron transfer subunit produces the protein MKINDLTITSHKEIAKDIYEMKLTGEALQMPLPGQFVHVKVGRGTDPLLRRPISVCDTEGQSFTMLYRAEGKGTTQLSKEQAGQRVNVLGPLGNGFPTDSISPGETALLVGGGIGVPPLYYLSKTLQAKGVNVIHVLGFQTKDVVFYKEEFTKLGPTYVATVDGTEGTKGFVTDVIVSEDLSFDALYSCGPTPMLKALEQQYGNQRMYLSLEERMGCGIGACFACVCRTQADPNGVDYRKVCSDGPVFPAGEVAL, from the coding sequence ATGAAGATAAATGACTTAACGATTACGAGTCATAAGGAAATTGCTAAGGATATATATGAAATGAAATTGACAGGTGAGGCATTGCAAATGCCTCTTCCTGGTCAATTTGTCCATGTAAAAGTGGGAAGAGGAACAGATCCTTTATTACGGAGACCCATTTCAGTCTGTGATACCGAGGGACAATCATTTACAATGTTGTATCGTGCTGAAGGAAAAGGAACAACCCAACTATCTAAAGAACAAGCAGGTCAACGTGTAAATGTCCTTGGCCCATTGGGGAATGGTTTTCCAACTGACTCTATTTCTCCAGGAGAGACGGCTCTCCTCGTTGGTGGGGGAATCGGTGTTCCACCACTTTATTACTTATCGAAAACATTACAAGCAAAAGGTGTTAACGTCATCCACGTTTTAGGATTTCAAACGAAAGATGTAGTCTTTTATAAAGAAGAATTCACAAAATTAGGACCTACCTATGTGGCAACAGTCGATGGAACCGAAGGTACGAAAGGGTTTGTGACAGATGTTATAGTAAGCGAAGACTTATCCTTTGATGCTCTTTATTCTTGTGGTCCTACTCCAATGTTAAAAGCTCTTGAGCAACAATATGGCAATCAACGAATGTATTTGTCCCTTGAGGAACGGATGGGGTGTGGTATAGGAGCATGTTTTGCATGTGTGTGCCGAACACAAGCTGACCCAAATGGTGTAGATTACCGAAAAGTGTGTAGTGATGGTCCAGTATTTCCAGCAGGGGAGGTTGCCCTATGA
- a CDS encoding dihydroorotate dehydrogenase, with protein MNRLQVELPGLSLKNPIMPASGCFGFGKEYAKLYDLSKLGAIMIKATTDQPRFGNPTPRVAETPGGMLNAIGLQNPGLAGVLEHELPWLEQYDVPIIANVAGSQMEDYVKVASQISQAPNVKALELNISCPNVKTGGIAFGTDPDTAAKLTAAVKEVSTVPVYVKLSPNVTNIVTIAKAVEMAGADGLTMINTLTGMRIDIKSRKPVLANETGGLSGPAVKPVAIRMVHEVSQAVSVPIIGMGGVQTAEDAVEFLLAGASAVAVGTANFINPFACPHVIEELPTIMDELKVDHITQLIGGSWKENEEATYSRS; from the coding sequence ATGAACCGATTGCAAGTAGAGTTGCCTGGATTATCATTAAAGAACCCCATTATGCCAGCTTCAGGGTGTTTTGGTTTTGGGAAAGAATACGCAAAATTATATGATTTATCAAAACTTGGTGCAATTATGATTAAAGCAACAACGGATCAGCCACGTTTCGGTAATCCAACACCAAGGGTAGCAGAGACTCCTGGTGGGATGTTAAATGCGATCGGGCTGCAAAATCCTGGACTAGCAGGCGTTCTTGAGCATGAACTTCCATGGTTGGAGCAGTATGATGTACCAATAATAGCGAATGTAGCAGGTTCGCAAATGGAGGATTACGTGAAGGTTGCCTCTCAAATTTCACAGGCACCAAATGTGAAAGCATTAGAATTAAATATATCCTGCCCAAACGTTAAAACCGGTGGGATAGCGTTCGGGACCGATCCAGACACCGCAGCAAAATTAACAGCTGCTGTGAAAGAAGTGTCAACGGTACCAGTTTATGTGAAGCTTTCGCCAAATGTAACAAACATTGTTACCATTGCCAAGGCCGTTGAAATGGCAGGTGCAGATGGTTTAACAATGATTAACACTTTGACAGGGATGCGGATTGATATAAAATCTCGCAAGCCGGTTTTAGCAAACGAAACAGGTGGTCTATCAGGCCCTGCTGTTAAACCTGTTGCGATTCGAATGGTACATGAAGTTAGTCAGGCCGTATCTGTACCAATTATTGGAATGGGTGGAGTGCAAACGGCGGAAGATGCGGTCGAATTTCTCCTTGCAGGAGCAAGTGCAGTTGCAGTTGGAACGGCGAACTTCATTAATCCCTTTGCTTGTCCACATGTTATCGAAGAACTTCCAACTATCATGGATGAATTAAAGGTAGATCACATTACACAGTTAATCGGAGGGAGTTGGAAAGAAAATGAAGAAGCCACTTATAGTCGCTCTTGA
- the pyrF gene encoding orotidine-5'-phosphate decarboxylase: protein MKKPLIVALDYANEQEVKKFFTPFDGQVLFVKVGMELFYQTGPQLITELKEAGHHIFLDLKLHDIPNTVKGAMKGLAKLGVDIVNVHAAGGKDMMEAALEGLDIGTPPGTDRPLCVAVTQLTSTTQWMMEEELLINRNLGDVVLSYAQLTKHAGLDGVVCSALEVPKIKSICGSNFQTITPGIRLAGDAKQDQKRVVTPADASKLGSDAIVVGRSITQVKEPVKAYENIQLEWGMLNEKSNRIKTVRN from the coding sequence ATGAAGAAGCCACTTATAGTCGCTCTTGACTACGCCAATGAACAAGAGGTGAAAAAATTTTTTACCCCCTTCGATGGGCAAGTTTTATTCGTAAAAGTTGGAATGGAGCTTTTTTATCAAACAGGTCCCCAATTGATTACAGAATTAAAAGAAGCAGGACATCATATTTTCTTAGACTTAAAATTGCATGATATTCCTAATACGGTCAAAGGGGCTATGAAGGGGCTAGCTAAATTAGGTGTTGATATCGTGAATGTTCATGCCGCTGGTGGGAAAGACATGATGGAAGCTGCTCTTGAAGGTCTCGATATCGGAACACCTCCCGGGACAGATCGACCGCTTTGTGTTGCTGTTACTCAACTTACTAGCACAACACAATGGATGATGGAGGAAGAATTGCTAATCAACCGGAATTTAGGTGACGTCGTTTTAAGCTATGCACAACTAACAAAACATGCAGGGTTGGATGGTGTTGTTTGTTCCGCCCTTGAGGTGCCGAAAATTAAATCTATATGTGGTTCCAATTTTCAAACGATTACACCAGGTATACGACTTGCTGGTGATGCTAAACAAGATCAAAAGAGAGTAGTGACACCTGCAGATGCAAGCAAACTCGGAAGTGACGCCATCGTTGTCGGTCGTAGCATTACGCAGGTAAAAGAACCAGTAAAAGCATATGAGAACATACAATTGGAATGGGGGATGCTTAATGAAAAAAGCAATCGCATCAAAACTGTTAGAAATTGA
- the pyrE gene encoding orotate phosphoribosyltransferase — MKKAIASKLLEIEAVSLRPNNPFTWSSGIKSPIYCDNRLTMSYPVVRRQLAEGLANLIKEHYGEVDVIAGTATAGIPHAAWVSEQLGLPMVYVRSKAKGHGKGNQIEGKVIEGQKVVIIEDLISTGGSVINAAQALREVGANVLGVAAIFTYELEKGTKQLEEANVIWHTLTDFSTLAKVSVEQGHTDQEDIQSLTKWKQDPEKWIVEVK, encoded by the coding sequence ATGAAAAAAGCAATCGCATCAAAACTGTTAGAAATTGAAGCTGTTTCATTACGACCTAACAATCCATTTACGTGGTCATCCGGGATAAAGTCCCCAATTTATTGTGATAACCGTTTAACAATGTCGTACCCAGTCGTTCGACGACAATTAGCGGAAGGATTGGCTAACCTTATAAAAGAACATTATGGAGAAGTTGATGTAATAGCTGGTACGGCAACAGCCGGAATTCCACATGCAGCATGGGTAAGTGAACAATTAGGCTTACCTATGGTTTATGTAAGAAGTAAAGCAAAAGGTCACGGAAAAGGAAATCAAATCGAAGGTAAAGTGATAGAAGGGCAAAAAGTAGTCATAATCGAAGACTTGATCTCTACCGGCGGTAGTGTCATAAACGCTGCACAGGCGTTACGAGAAGTAGGTGCAAATGTTTTAGGTGTAGCGGCCATCTTTACATACGAGTTAGAAAAAGGAACAAAACAGTTGGAAGAGGCGAATGTAATCTGGCATACGTTAACGGATTTTTCAACTCTTGCTAAAGTTAGTGTAGAACAAGGTCATACTGATCAAGAAGATATACAATCATTAACGAAATGGAAGCAGGATCCTGAGAAGTGGATTGTGGAAGTAAAATAG
- a CDS encoding transcription repressor NadR: MTRDQKKMLGENRRNQIHQWLKSSETPLTGSELAQKANVSRQVIVQDISLLKAKNIPIIATAQGYVLQKDSVKIERVIACQHPPEKTRDELYLIVDKGVTVKSVTVEHAIYGHLTGSLMLSNRLDVDHFVERVEKTKASLLSELTDGVHLHTIEADREEQLDAVCESLQQAGYLLHQGE, from the coding sequence ATGACAAGAGATCAAAAAAAAATGTTAGGTGAAAATAGAAGAAATCAGATTCATCAATGGTTAAAATCGAGCGAAACACCTTTAACAGGTAGCGAATTAGCACAAAAGGCAAATGTGAGTCGGCAAGTCATTGTCCAAGATATTTCGCTTCTTAAGGCTAAAAACATACCGATTATTGCTACAGCACAAGGTTATGTTCTGCAAAAGGATTCCGTAAAAATTGAACGTGTCATTGCATGTCAGCATCCTCCTGAGAAAACTCGTGATGAACTTTATCTCATTGTAGACAAGGGAGTAACCGTAAAGAGCGTAACTGTTGAACATGCCATTTACGGCCATTTAACCGGCTCACTCATGTTAAGTAACCGCCTAGATGTGGACCATTTTGTTGAAAGAGTAGAAAAGACGAAGGCATCATTACTCTCAGAATTAACGGATGGAGTACACTTACATACGATTGAAGCTGACCGGGAAGAACAACTGGATGCTGTTTGTGAATCACTTCAGCAAGCTGGCTACTTACTGCATCAAGGCGAGTAA
- a CDS encoding IscS subfamily cysteine desulfurase: protein MIYLDYAATSPMSDQSLQAYTEVATKYYGNSSSSHDIGTTANQLLEAARAKIARLLNGAKDGVYFTSGGSEGNFYAITSLVHAHKHKGKHLITTKTEHTSVYNTFRKLELNGFDVTFLDVNEYGEVDPGRLEKEIREDTILVSIAHVNHEIGTIQPIKEIVEILSKRNILFHSDCVQSFTKTHLDIENYHLSSITVSSHKVYGPKGVGACYIDPKVNWKPMIDGTTHEKGFRPGTVDVPGITAFTIAAEESMKSLARDMKKYQSLKKLFLQEVSTYNGIHIEGNYRSIPQIIGFRVKGFEGQHVMLQYNRNNIAVSTGSACSVGQQSPSKTLLAIGRTPDESRELVRISFGRQTLKYEILQAVNVLKNVLNET, encoded by the coding sequence ATGATTTATTTAGATTATGCGGCAACTTCCCCCATGTCAGATCAGTCATTGCAGGCCTATACTGAAGTAGCGACAAAATATTATGGTAACTCAAGCAGTTCACATGATATCGGAACTACAGCAAATCAGTTGCTGGAGGCAGCAAGGGCCAAGATTGCAAGGTTATTGAATGGAGCTAAAGATGGTGTATATTTTACTAGTGGAGGTTCTGAAGGAAATTTTTATGCTATTACTTCTCTTGTCCATGCCCATAAACATAAGGGTAAACACTTAATTACAACCAAAACAGAACATACATCTGTGTATAATACATTTCGAAAACTAGAATTAAACGGTTTCGACGTTACTTTTCTAGACGTAAATGAATATGGGGAAGTAGATCCAGGTCGACTCGAAAAAGAAATTCGTGAAGATACAATTCTTGTATCCATTGCTCATGTAAATCATGAAATAGGCACTATTCAACCAATAAAAGAAATTGTGGAAATCTTATCAAAAAGAAACATTTTATTTCATAGTGATTGTGTTCAATCCTTTACTAAGACACATCTAGATATTGAGAATTACCACTTATCAAGCATTACGGTATCCAGCCACAAAGTTTATGGTCCTAAAGGAGTTGGCGCCTGCTATATTGACCCTAAGGTGAATTGGAAACCGATGATTGATGGCACCACACACGAAAAAGGATTTCGGCCAGGAACTGTTGATGTTCCTGGAATTACTGCATTTACCATTGCTGCTGAAGAGTCAATGAAATCGTTAGCTCGTGATATGAAAAAATATCAATCTTTAAAAAAATTGTTTTTGCAAGAAGTGAGTACATACAATGGCATTCATATTGAAGGAAATTATCGATCTATTCCACAAATTATTGGTTTTCGAGTAAAAGGATTCGAAGGACAACATGTTATGCTACAATATAACCGTAACAATATAGCTGTCTCTACAGGTTCGGCTTGTTCAGTAGGGCAACAATCTCCTTCAAAAACATTGTTAGCAATCGGGCGAACTCCGGATGAATCAAGAGAACTCGTTCGAATATCCTTTGGACGACAAACTTTAAAATATGAAATTCTACAAGCCGTTAATGTATTAAAGAATGTACTAAACGAAACATAG
- the nadA gene encoding quinolinate synthase NadA, with protein sequence MNVLDVLEPSQIPNRYKEMSDQELEIRAKQIKKKLGPNLYIPGHHYQKDEVLQFADDTGDSLQLAQMAEKNQKAKYIVFCGVHFMAETADILTNEDQTVVLPDMRAGCSMADMADIHQTIHAWEELQNTFDDTIMPLTYVNSTASIKSFVGKHGGATVTSSNAKRMIKWALSQKKRILFLPDQHLGRNVSYELGVPLEQMAVWDPLKKELIYEGDKQNILVILWKGHCSVHEKFTVEHIHALRSQFSDMNVIVHPECTFDVVQAADTSGSTKEIIDAINHAPKDSRWAIGTEMNLVNRLIKSNPDKHIVSLNPNMCPCLTMNRIDLPHFVWALDMIEMGKPVNEIKVEDETAHFARLALQRMLERV encoded by the coding sequence ATGAATGTTTTAGATGTTTTGGAACCTTCGCAAATTCCTAACCGATATAAGGAAATGTCAGATCAGGAGTTAGAAATACGTGCAAAACAAATAAAGAAAAAGTTAGGACCTAATTTATACATACCGGGACACCATTATCAGAAGGATGAGGTTCTCCAATTTGCCGATGATACCGGAGATTCACTGCAATTAGCTCAAATGGCTGAAAAAAATCAAAAAGCGAAATATATTGTGTTTTGTGGTGTACATTTTATGGCTGAAACGGCTGATATTTTAACAAATGAAGATCAAACAGTTGTGTTGCCTGATATGAGGGCGGGATGTTCTATGGCTGATATGGCTGATATTCACCAGACAATCCACGCATGGGAAGAATTGCAGAATACATTTGATGACACAATAATGCCGTTAACCTATGTAAACTCAACTGCTAGCATTAAGTCATTCGTTGGTAAACATGGAGGAGCTACTGTTACCTCTTCGAATGCGAAACGAATGATAAAATGGGCGCTTTCCCAAAAGAAGCGCATTTTGTTTCTTCCTGATCAACATTTAGGTAGAAATGTGTCATATGAATTAGGTGTCCCCCTAGAACAAATGGCAGTATGGGACCCACTGAAAAAAGAATTAATATATGAAGGAGATAAACAAAATATTTTAGTGATCTTATGGAAAGGTCATTGTTCAGTTCATGAAAAATTTACCGTTGAGCATATTCATGCTTTACGTTCCCAATTTTCCGATATGAACGTAATCGTTCACCCTGAATGTACTTTTGACGTTGTACAAGCAGCTGATACATCGGGTTCTACGAAAGAAATTATTGATGCCATTAATCATGCTCCAAAAGATAGTCGCTGGGCAATCGGAACAGAAATGAACCTCGTAAATCGATTAATAAAATCAAATCCAGATAAACATATTGTCTCCTTAAATCCAAATATGTGTCCATGTCTTACGATGAACCGAATTGATTTACCACATTTTGTTTGGGCATTAGACATGATCGAAATGGGTAAACCTGTGAATGAAATAAAAGTAGAAGACGAAACAGCTCACTTTGCCCGCTTAGCTTTACAAAGAATGCTTGAACGAGTGTAG
- a CDS encoding AAA family ATPase → MSRSVYIISGPSGTGKSTIAHALSKQIPNCALIPGDFIQEMHLNGRKRSLKEYRLIWDNIFILTKNFLTYGIDVIIDYKTLPDEAMWLKEKVSPLHVSVVYVILFATDYEQVEECNITDEISKKQSHKYTSYLQTVDVLNESNIESIIYNIRHNSKYCL, encoded by the coding sequence ATGAGCCGATCTGTCTACATCATTTCCGGGCCCTCCGGAACCGGAAAGTCAACAATTGCCCACGCTTTATCAAAACAAATTCCTAACTGTGCACTAATCCCAGGTGATTTTATTCAAGAAATGCACTTGAACGGTAGAAAGAGAAGTTTGAAAGAGTACCGTCTTATTTGGGATAACATTTTTATTTTAACGAAAAACTTTTTAACGTATGGAATTGATGTCATTATTGATTATAAAACTCTTCCCGATGAGGCAATGTGGCTCAAAGAAAAAGTATCACCACTTCACGTTTCAGTTGTATATGTGATTTTATTTGCAACTGATTATGAACAGGTTGAAGAATGCAATATAACTGATGAAATAAGCAAAAAACAATCACATAAATATACGTCTTACCTTCAAACTGTAGATGTTCTTAACGAGAGCAATATAGAGTCCATCATTTACAATATTCGGCATAATTCTAAATATTGTTTATAG
- a CDS encoding CAP domain-containing protein — protein MRLTFIKLFSLTIMLTGLVACNTGDYVMDDRQRNNNNDNISSMNTNMSSEDYPHTRAKVIQEAKYEFYTSEDHGNSNQHGQQSGDQQIQQRQNQQNGNIQQQGNNQSQQPQQQQQTNEQQSQGGQDAEGLSEFERRVVELTNEERRNNGLSELKIDTQLSGIARTKSEDMQANNYFSHTSPTYGSPFDMIRDNGVDYQSAAENIAQGQQSPEEVVQSWMNSEGHRKNILTEEFTHIGVGHETEGNHWTQMFIQK, from the coding sequence ATGAGACTTACATTTATAAAATTGTTTAGTCTTACTATAATGCTTACAGGTTTAGTTGCTTGTAATACTGGTGATTATGTCATGGATGATCGTCAGAGAAACAATAACAATGACAATATATCAAGTATGAATACAAATATGTCTAGTGAAGACTATCCGCATACACGAGCAAAAGTCATTCAAGAAGCTAAGTATGAGTTCTACACATCAGAAGACCACGGTAATTCAAACCAACACGGACAACAATCAGGGGATCAACAAATACAACAACGTCAAAATCAACAAAATGGAAATATTCAACAACAAGGTAATAATCAGTCCCAGCAACCGCAACAACAACAACAAACGAATGAACAACAAAGTCAAGGTGGACAAGATGCCGAAGGTTTAAGCGAATTTGAACGTAGAGTAGTGGAGTTGACAAATGAAGAGAGGCGAAATAATGGCTTATCCGAGCTAAAAATTGATACACAATTAAGTGGTATTGCTCGTACAAAGTCAGAAGATATGCAAGCAAATAACTATTTTTCACACACGAGTCCAACGTACGGGTCTCCGTTTGATATGATACGTGACAATGGTGTTGATTATCAGTCTGCTGCAGAAAACATTGCACAAGGACAACAATCGCCAGAAGAGGTTGTCCAATCTTGGATGAATAGTGAAGGCCACCGCAAAAATATTTTAACAGAAGAGTTTACTCATATTGGCGTTGGTCATGAAACCGAAGGAAACCATTGGACACAAATGTTTATTCAAAAATAA
- a CDS encoding RidA family protein — MNEKVVCHNAPAAIGPYSQAIKTKDYIFISGQIPLNHETGEIPEQFADQVELVLRNIKAIVEEAGSSLEDVVKTTVFLSDINHYAQFNEIYSTYFGDIMPARSAVEVSKLPKDVQVEIETIALTKE, encoded by the coding sequence ATGAATGAAAAAGTAGTTTGTCATAATGCACCTGCTGCAATTGGACCATATTCACAAGCGATTAAAACAAAGGATTACATATTTATATCTGGACAAATCCCGTTAAATCATGAAACAGGTGAAATCCCCGAGCAGTTTGCTGATCAAGTAGAACTTGTACTACGAAATATTAAGGCTATTGTGGAAGAAGCTGGATCATCTTTGGAAGATGTAGTGAAAACAACGGTTTTTCTATCGGATATAAATCATTATGCTCAATTTAACGAAATTTATAGTACATATTTCGGTGACATTATGCCAGCACGTTCAGCAGTTGAAGTATCCAAGCTTCCGAAGGACGTTCAGGTTGAAATTGAAACGATAGCATTAACAAAAGAGTAA
- a CDS encoding histidine phosphatase family protein, with translation MTTIGLIRHGVTDWNVQRRAQGQTDIPLNQDGLNQAQALARRLLGEQWDMVVSSDLSRAYVTGKTVANLLQIPIIKDTRLREMYFGEVEGLTKEERIEKWGPQWKQFDHGGETNEEARSRSVDCVEEVCLQHPNKRILFISHGATLNQLMIGLMKDETFDVSFSNTSISVLQKQADKWSLQVLNCAKHLGEGVR, from the coding sequence ATGACTACAATTGGGTTAATTCGTCATGGCGTTACAGATTGGAATGTTCAACGACGGGCACAAGGCCAAACAGATATCCCATTAAATCAGGATGGCTTAAACCAAGCACAAGCATTGGCAAGACGTCTTCTAGGAGAACAGTGGGACATGGTCGTTAGTAGTGATTTGTCTCGGGCATATGTTACTGGGAAAACGGTTGCCAACCTTCTCCAAATTCCAATTATAAAAGATACACGTCTGCGGGAAATGTACTTTGGTGAAGTGGAAGGATTAACGAAAGAAGAGCGGATTGAGAAGTGGGGACCACAATGGAAACAGTTTGATCACGGTGGCGAAACGAATGAAGAGGCCCGCTCACGAAGTGTGGACTGTGTGGAAGAAGTTTGCCTGCAACATCCTAACAAGCGCATTTTATTTATAAGTCATGGAGCTACATTGAATCAGTTAATGATAGGTTTGATGAAGGATGAAACGTTTGATGTAAGCTTTTCAAATACATCCATTTCAGTTTTACAAAAACAAGCCGATAAATGGTCGTTACAGGTGTTAAATTGTGCGAAACATTTAGGTGAAGGTGTAAGGTAA